From the Fibrobacter sp. UWEL genome, one window contains:
- a CDS encoding mannose-1-phosphate guanylyltransferase/mannose-6-phosphate isomerase, with amino-acid sequence MINLILCGGNGTRLWPVSRSLMPKQFAPLFDGQSLFRKTVVTNSAVCESQFIVSNADQFFLAKDQLEAEGKHGSKFLLEPVGRNTAPAIALACLTLDPEEIVLVSPSDHVIRKKDEYKKVLLRAQELAKEGNLVTFGITPTSPETGYGYIEADGENVKRFVEKPDRATAEKYLLAGNFYWNSGIFCFTAKTFLSELAKHSPDILSAAKGALANTAIEAGEPIRVSMDDMKAIPSNSIDYAVMEKSSIVKVVPSDIGWSDLGSFDSLYGEYPHDENGNNVNPRHIAVGSKNSLVMGSQRAIATIDLDKMLIVDTPDALLVAPLSSSQKVKQVVEELKVRGSDLISVPQTENRPWGTYSVLESTDRYKMKRIMVKPGKRLSLQKHLHRSEHWVVVSGTATVTVGDKVFYVRPNESTYIPVGEVHRLQNEGRLPLVIVEIQVGEYTGEDDIIRMEDDFHRCK; translated from the coding sequence ATGATTAACTTGATTCTTTGTGGCGGTAATGGCACTCGCCTTTGGCCTGTAAGCCGTTCCCTTATGCCCAAGCAGTTTGCGCCGCTTTTTGACGGCCAGTCCCTCTTCCGCAAGACTGTGGTGACCAACTCCGCAGTTTGCGAATCTCAGTTTATCGTTTCCAATGCCGACCAGTTCTTCCTTGCTAAGGACCAGCTGGAAGCCGAAGGGAAGCATGGCAGCAAGTTCCTTCTGGAACCGGTGGGCCGCAATACCGCACCCGCAATTGCACTCGCTTGCTTGACTCTGGATCCCGAAGAAATCGTCCTGGTTTCTCCGTCCGACCATGTTATCCGCAAGAAGGACGAGTACAAGAAGGTTCTTCTCCGCGCCCAGGAACTTGCCAAGGAAGGCAACCTGGTCACATTCGGCATCACTCCCACTAGCCCGGAAACTGGTTATGGCTACATCGAGGCCGATGGCGAAAACGTAAAGCGCTTTGTGGAAAAGCCGGACCGCGCCACTGCAGAAAAGTACCTGCTGGCAGGTAACTTCTACTGGAACTCCGGTATTTTCTGCTTTACCGCAAAGACCTTCCTGTCTGAACTGGCTAAGCACTCTCCGGATATTCTCTCTGCTGCAAAGGGTGCTCTCGCCAACACTGCAATTGAAGCTGGCGAACCCATCCGCGTTTCTATGGATGACATGAAGGCTATTCCTTCCAACTCCATCGACTACGCCGTCATGGAAAAGTCCAGCATCGTGAAGGTTGTGCCCAGCGATATCGGCTGGAGCGATCTGGGCTCCTTCGATAGCCTCTATGGTGAATATCCCCACGACGAAAACGGCAACAACGTGAACCCCCGCCACATTGCAGTGGGTTCCAAGAACTCCCTGGTCATGGGTTCCCAGCGAGCTATCGCTACCATCGATCTGGACAAGATGTTGATCGTGGATACTCCGGATGCACTTCTCGTTGCTCCTCTCAGCAGCAGCCAGAAGGTAAAGCAGGTGGTGGAAGAACTGAAGGTTCGTGGCTCTGACTTGATCAGCGTTCCCCAGACGGAGAATCGTCCCTGGGGTACTTACTCCGTGCTGGAATCCACCGACCGCTACAAGATGAAGCGTATCATGGTGAAGCCGGGTAAGCGCCTCTCCCTGCAGAAGCACTTGCACCGTTCTGAACACTGGGTGGTTGTCAGTGGTACCGCTACTGTTACCGTAGGCGACAAGGTGTTCTACGTCCGTCCCAACGAATCTACCTACATTCCTGTTGGCGAAGTCCATCGCCTCCAGAACGAAGGCCGCCTCCCGCTGGTCATCGTTGAAATCCAGGTGGGTGAATACACTGGCGAAGACGATATCATCCGTATGGAAGATGACTTCCATCGCTGCAAGTAA